In a single window of the Trichoderma breve strain T069 chromosome 6, whole genome shotgun sequence genome:
- a CDS encoding lyase domain-containing protein produces the protein MSQPKLVTRCETDAFGEIEVPSDRYWGAQTQRSLKNFDINQPQDRMPATVIRAYGLLKGAAAEVNVAHKAIDSHIGQAIMQAAAEVSSLSLVDHFPLVVWQTGSGTQTNMNANEVISNRAIEILGGKLGSKSPVHPNDHVNLSGSSNDSFATVMNVATVLDLNERLLPSLREFGQASKSKCHQFNEIIKIGRTHLQDAVPLSLGQEFSGFATQIEKCTSRIEATMPDLLELAMGGTAVGTGLNTYEGFAEHFAEVMSRKTGLGFKTAANKFEAISANDAIVSTSGALNVLACALFKIAQDIRFEGSGPRCGLGELRLPANEPGSSFMPGKVNPTQCEALTMICARVMGNHTAITVGGMSGQFQLNAFKPLIVSSVLHSIRLLSDGMNSFRKNLLLGLEADQAAIQATLQKSLMLVTALSPVIGYDSASKVAKYAHEKGITLRESVIELRMISGEMFDETVRPEAMVFPAKVAM, from the exons ATGTCCCAGCCCAAGCTTGTCACTCGGTGTGAGACAGACGCCTTCGGGGAGATCGAG GTGCCATCGGACCGCTACTGGGGTGCTCAAACGCAGAG ATCACTCAAGAATTTTGACATCAATCAACCGCAAGATCGCATGCCGGCTACCGTCATTAGAGCTTATGGGTTGCTCAAAGGCGCCGCTGCAGAAGTCAATGTAGCGCACAAAGCCATTG ATAGCCACATAGGGCAGGCCATCATGCAAGCTGCCGCCGAAGTTTCGTCATTATCCTTGGTCGATCACTTCCCCTTGGTTGTTTGGCAAACTGGCTCAGGTACGCAAACCAATATGAATGCAAACGAGGTCATTTCAAATCGAGCCATCGAGATTCTGGGTGGAAAACTCGGCTCCAAGTCACCCGTGCATCCGAATGACCATGTGAACCTTTCAGGTTCCTCTAATGACTCATTCGCCACGGTTATGAACGTTGCCACCGTCCTGGATCTCAATGAAAGGCTTTTGCCTTCACTTCGCGAGTTTGGACAGGCTTCAAAAAGCAAATGCCATCAGTTCAATGAGATTATTAAAATTGGACGTACCCACCTCCAGGATGCCGTACCGCTCTCGCTTGGGCAGGAGTTTTCGGGCTTCGCAACGCAGATTGAGAAATGTACTTCTCGAATTGAAGCCACTATGCCCGATCTCCTTGAACTTGCAATGGGTGGTACTGCCGTGGGAACTGGCCTCAATACATACGAAGGCTTCGCAGAGCACTTTGCTGAAGTTATGAGTCGTAAGACTGGCCTTGGTTTCAAGACTGCAGCAAATAAATTTGAGGCCATTTCTGCAAATGACGCCATTGTCAGCACCTCTGGTGCTCTCAACGTTCTTGCCTGTGCGCTCTTCAAAATAGCCCAGGACATTCGCTTTGAGGGTAGCGGCCCACGATGTGGCCTAGGAGAACTCAGACTTCCAGCTAATGAACCTGGATCATCTTTCATGCCAGGCAAAGTTAATCCCACACAGTGTGAAGCGCTGACTATGATCTGCGCGAGAGTGATGGGCAATCATACTGCTATCACTGTGGGTGGCATGAGCGGCCAATTCCAACTCAATGCTTTCAAGCCTCTTATCGTAAGCAGTGTCCTTCATTCTATCCGGCTTCTCAGCGATGGTATGAACAGCTTTCGAAAGAATTTGCTTTTGGGCCTCGAAGCGGATCAGGCAGCGATACAAGCCACGCTTCAGAAAAG CTTGATGTTGGTAACGGCTCTAAGTCCCGTCATTGGGTATGATTCTGCGTCTAAAGTGGCCAAATACGCCCACGAAAAAGGTATCACGCTTCGTGAAAGCGTTATTGAGCTTCGGATGATCTCTGGAGAGATGTTTGATGAAACTGTACGCCCAGAAGCAATGGTATTCCCGGCAAAGGTTGCCATGTAA
- a CDS encoding FAD binding domain-containing protein, translated as MSDILLLPSYPTGSYNFIKRLLSADIITPNLETSAKPFSINESASHPVSPIKLTIAIIGGGVGGLAAAIALKQDGHNVTLYEQAPQLSEIGAGIQIPPNSSRILHSWGLQAALERQSIRPSGITWRRWQDGCVIGHAKLGSEILQKYGSPYYVTHRAHLHDALYQRTKELKVPVILNRKAKSYDFNNASVTFEDGTVVDADLIIAADGLKSIARKALNSINDKGPEGHGLAAYRCTVSMAAIKADPLISWIAEKPSLNLWVGHNRHVMAYAIAGGERYNMVLTHPEPSSTIQNLSSDGLTQMKSQFNGWDPCLMRLLDLVDEAVEWPIQSIDVPDRWASDSRRTILTGDAAHAMTPYMALGAAMAVEDAAALAVALRHMSQPEDLVDIIDKWTKIRIPRVKAVHEASIAHGLIMHFADGPVQQARDAALAVELKDFPFDESPNQWSDPTMTEWVYKYDVVEAMHHEWIG; from the exons ATGTCTGACATCTTGTTA CTTCCTAGCTATCCCACAGGTTCTTACAACTTTATAAAACGGCTATTATCAGCTGATATAATAACCCCTAATTTGGAGACTTCTGCAAAACCCTTCTCGATTAATGAATCAGCCAGCCACCCGGTTTCACCCATCAAACTGACCATTGCTATTATCGGAGGTGGAGTTGGTGGCctggctgctgccattgctctAAAGCAAGATGGCCATAACGTAACTCTTTATGAGCAAGCGCCACAGCTCAGTGAG ATTGGTGCAGGGATCCAGATTCCACCAAACTCATCTCGCATTCTTCATTCATGGGGTCTCCAAGCGGCATTAGAACGTCAATCCATCCGACCTAGCGGTATCACTTGGCGCCGCTGGCAGGATGGATGTGTTATAGGCCACGCCAAACTGGGCTCGGAAATTCTTCAGAAATACGGATCGCCTTATTATGTCACCCACCGCGCACATCTCCATGATGCTCTATATCAACGAACCAAGGAACTGAAAGTACCAGTAATCCTCAAtcgcaaagcaaaaagttACGATTTCAACAATGCTAGCGTAACGTTCGAAGATGGCACAGTTGTGGACGCTGACCTTATTATTGCTGCTGATG GATTAAAATCCATCGCTCGAAAGGCGTTGAATAGTATCAATGACAAAGGCCCTGAAGGTCACGGTCTAGCAGCATACCGTTGTACCGTGTCGATGGCCGCGATCAAAGCCGATCCATTGATTAGCTGGATCGCGGAGAAGCCGTCTCTTAACCTTTG GGTGGGCCATAATCGTCATGTCATGGCATATGCTATTGCAGGCGGAGAGCGCTACAACATGGTCTTAACGCATCCTGAACCATCTTCAACTATCCAGAACCTATCTTCAGACGGTTTAACACAGATGAAATCGCAATTCAACGGGTGGGATCCATG cttgatgagattgcTAGATCTGGTAGATGAAGCCGTGGAGTGGCCCATCCAGTCCATTGACGTCCCGGATAGATGGGCCTCTGATTCACGGCGCACCATTTTAACCGGTGATGCTGCACATGCTATGACTCCCTACATGGCTCTTGGAGCGGCCATGGCTGTTGAGGACGCTGCCGCCCTCGCTGTTGCTCTACGGCATATGTCACAGCCAGAAGATCTCGTTGATATTATTGACAAATGGACGAAGATTCGTATTCCTCGAGTCAAAGCCGTACATGAGGCTAGTATTGCGCACGGACTGATCATGCATTTCGCTGATGGGCCAGTTCAGCAGGCTAGAGATGCGGCACTAGCTGTAGAACTGAAAGACTTTCCGTTCGATGAAAGTCCGAATCAATGGAGTGATCCAACCATGACGGAGTGGGTATATAAATACGATGTAGTAGAGGCTATGCACCATGAATGGATAGGATAG
- a CDS encoding lyase domain-containing protein codes for MSIPFQQQGTMTDSFNISAVDSNMYRTIFGDDAMRSIMCDTAFEERMVQVEILLARIQANLGTIPKQAAQDIANDCNAAKLDRGRLQQETELVGLPVWGLVRQLSAMVRDETSARYLHGGLNTHDVMDLARSLQMKDALELICSRLDTIRNRLVALTHQYRKTPMVARTHLQHALPSTFGYRTAIWLTSLDRHAERLQQIKPRLLLAQVGGASGSLASLGGIVADSTEREPEGLRLVRAISEEFGLYQPNMPWHAARDGLAEVVSLLALIGGSLAKIALDIVLLQIPEVGEVAEPFVAHRGASSTMPHKNNPVLSEAILALSKMLRQEAGLALDAVPSDFERAGSGAWQLEWAALPQSFTYCSAALKHTEEVLTGLRVDKNRMLHNLNLSRGLVAAEHVVVALYEKYGRARSHDIVYECCRQAVQKNQDLSSTLKQREDVTICLSDAEIDWYCDPANYLGLTTRFIDIALAGR; via the exons ATGTCTATCCCGTTTCAACAGCAAGGCACAATGACTGATTCGTTCAATATCAGTGCCGTCGACTCAAACATGTATAGAACAATCTTTGGCGACGATGCCATGCGTTCCATAATGTGTGATACGGCCTTCGAAGAGCGCATGGTTCAAGTTGAGATATTGCTCGCTCGTATACAGGCCAATTTAGGTACTATCCCTaagcaagcagctcaagataTTGCCAATGACTGCAATGCCGCTAAATTGGATCGTGGACGGCTCCAACAGGAAACTGAATTAGTTGGCCTTCCTGTCTGGGGGCTCGTACGTCAACTCAGTGCCATGGTGAGAGATGAAACGAGCGCTCGGTACCTACACGGAGGGCTCAATACgcatgatgtgatggatCTAGCCCGCTCTTTACAGATGAAAGATGCGCTGGAGCTCATTTGTAGTCGATTAGACACCATACGAAATCGCCTAGTGGCGCTCACTCATCAGTATCGGAAGACGCCCATGGTTGCGCGAACTCATCTGCAGCATGCTCTCCCGTCAACGTTTGGCTATCGTACCGCCATATGGCTGACATCGTTAGATCGACATGCAGAGCGACTGCAGCAGATCaaacctcgtcttctcttaGCCCAGGTCGGTGGTGCTTCAGGATCCCTAGCGTCTTTGGGTGGTATTGTCGCAGACTCCACAGAACGTGAACCGGAAGGATTGAGGCTTGTAAGGGCTATTTCTGAAGAATTTGGTCTTTATCAACCAAATATGCCGTGGCACGCTGCAAGAGATGGGCTCGCAGAGGTAGTTTCCCTATTGGCATTGATAGGCGGTTCTCTCGCCAAAATTGCACTCGAT ATCGTCCTGCTGCAAATCCCTGAAGTCGGTGAAGTGGCCGAACCTTTCGTGGCGCACAGAGGCGCTTCTTCCACCATGCCGCACAAGAATAATCCTGTTCTGAGTGAGGCCATTCTAGCACTTAGCAAGATGTtgcgtcaagaagctgggctGGCCCTCGATGCTGTTCCGTCTGACTTTGAACGAGCGGGATCAGGAGCATGGCAGCTTGAATGGGCAGCTCTCCCACAAAGTTTCACCTATTGCTCAGCGGCACTAAAACATACGGAAGAAGTTTTGACAGGCCTCCGAGTAGACAAGAATCGGATGCTACATAATCTGAACTTGTCACGCGGGCTGGTAGCAGCAGAGCACGTAGTTGTGGCACTTTACGAGAAGTATGGTCGAGCACGCTCGCACGATATTGTATATGAGTGCTGTCGTCAAGCTGTACAGAAGAACCAGGACTTGAGCAGCACACTGAAGCAACGAGAAGATGTAACAATTTGCCTTTCTGATGCTGAGATAGATTGGTATTGTGATCCGGCCAATTATCTAGGCTTAACAACGAGATTTATTGATATAGCATTGGCGGGAAGATGA
- a CDS encoding cupin domain-containing protein: MSNSTDQNFLSKLPSQNAEPLWTVMHSMVKPLPSPRAVPSIWKYDDIRPLLLEAGRTVPAEKAERRVLMLVNPKLAAPFTTDTLYAGLQLINPGEVAPAHRHRSFAIRFIIEGSGAFTAVGGNKVYMEPGDLILTPKWQWHDHGHEGDAPMIWLDGLDLPLYHKLPVHFAEPYTEPSYPSKPVADSPLRFPWAQMKAKLDASSANFSLEEYHDVATGGHISFTIGAMALRINKGSKISPKRNTCSFIFHVIEGHGKTTILGNDRNNGETVVWSKGDTFAVPAWSHITHDVATSGGDAYLFILTDKPLLETLDMYLLDSTQS; the protein is encoded by the exons ATGTCTAACTCAACTGATCAAAACTTCCTCTCAAAACTGCCTAGTCAAAATGCGGAACCGCTGTGGACCGTCATGCATTCTATGGTGAAGCCACTACCGAGTCCTCGAGCGGTGCCATCAATTTGGAAATACGATGACATTCGCCCCCTGCTACTTGAGGCTGGTAGAACTGTTCCAGCTGAGAAAGCTGAACGGCGAGTTCTAATGCTCGTCAATCCCAAGCTTG CTGCACCATTTACGACAGACACACTCTATGCCGGACTGCAGTTGATCAACCCTGGCGAGGTTGCTCCTGCTCATAGGCATCGATCTTTTGCCATTCGATTCATCATTGAAGGCTCTGGTGCCTTCACTGCTGTTGGCGGCAATAAGGTCTATATGGAACCGGGTGATCTGATACTTACACCTAAGTGGCAATGGCATGACCATGGTCATGAGGGTGATGCGCCTATGATCTGGCTTGATGGGCTCGATTTGCCTCTCTATCATAAATTACCGGTTCACTTTGCTGAACCTTACACAGAACCGAGCTATCCAAGCAA GCCTGTAGCGGATAGCCCTCTCCGGTTCCCTTGGGCTCAGATGAAAGCAAAGCTAGATGCTTCATCCGCAAACTTCTCCTTGGAGGAATATCATGATGTTGCAACAGGCGGACACATCTCTTTTACCATCGGTGCTATGGCTCTTCGCATAAACAAGGGATCAAAAATTAGTCCCAAGCGTAACACATGCTCCTTTATCTTCCATGTCATAGAGGGACATGGCAAGACAACAATTCTTGGGAACGATCGAAACAATGGTGAAACAGTTGTTTGGTCCAAAGGTGATACCTTTGCTGTACCTGCATGGAGTCATATAACTCATGATGTTGCTACctctggaggagatgcatatttatttatattgACTGATAAACCGCTTCTTGAGACCTTGGACATGTATCTTCTCGACAGCACACAGTCTTAG